GTTCGGAACCACTCCGCGCGAGTGGCGGGGTGTAGGCAGGGGTGAAGCCCTCGTCGGGTGCACTCGCGCTCTCGGGGACCGCACGGTCCCCGGTGGCGTCATGGCGGTCAGATTCGGTCATTGCTGACTCCTCTCCCCGGCAATCACCCGATCCCTCGATCGGAATGCTCGCGCCGTATCCCTACGCTACCGGCACGGACGCAGAATCGCCCTTCACCCGCCAAATGGCGGTGTTGACGGTGTGTTAAATGTGCGCCTCCGCAACGGAATCGCGATCTCGCGGCCGGTGCGGACCGGCCGAACTCAGCCCTTCGTCGGCCGACGCTGCGGGCGCAACGTGGTGGTGCCGTCGGCGAGTCGGCGGGCGGTGATGAGAAACGCGGTGTGGCCTTGCATTTTATGTTCGGGCCGCACTGCCAGACCCACCGCCGACCACTCGCGCAACAGGGTCTCCCAAGCGCGCGGTTCGGTCCAGCACTCCTGCTCCCGAAGTGCTTCGATCACCCGCGACAGCTGGGTGACGGTTGCCACATAAATGGTCAGGACTCCGCCTGGTTTCAACACCGTGCGCACGACGTCGAGCGGTTCCCACGGCGCGAGCATGTCGAGGATGACGCGGTCGAAGCGCTCGTCCTGGTCGACGTTCGCGAGGTCGTCGACGACGATGTTCCAGTTGTCCGGGCGGCCGCCGAAGAAGGTCTCGACGTTGCGGATCGCGTGCTCGGCGTGGTCCTCGCGGATCTCGAAGGAGTTCACCTCGCCCTCGGTGCCGACGGCGCGCAGCAGCGAACACGTCAGCGCACCGGAGCCGGCGCCGGCCTCCAGGACGCGGGCACCCGGGAAGATGTCGCCTTCGAGGACGATCTGCGCGGCGTCCTTGGGGTAGATGACCTGCGCACCGCGCGGCATGGACAGCACGTAGTCGACGAGCAGCGGCCGCAGCGCGAGGTACTGGGTGCCGCTGGTGGCCGAGACGACGCTGCCCTCGGGCGAGCCGATGAGGTCGTCGTGCGAGATGGCGCCGCGGTGGGTGTGGAACTGCTTGCCCTCTTCGAGGAGCACCGTGAACTTTCGGCCCTTGGCATCGGTCAGTTGAACCCGGTCGCCGACGGCGAACGGTCCGGTGGTGGGCACTGGGTGCTTCCTCTCGTGAACGGGACGGAGCCGACGCCTCCGCACTGGGCGGATCGGTGGTGGTCGGGAGTCCGGTGGGCCGTGAGGACGATACCCGACCGCAGGTGGGTGTCGGACCGGCAGAGTGTCGGGGCCGCGGCCTAGTCTGCGAGATGTGAGCACGATGACCGGCACCGACGACCCCACCACGAGCGTGGCCCCCGCGCCGGGGCCACCCCCGTCGGAGGTGGCACGCGGGATCGTCGGACGACCCCTGGCCTTGTCGCCGTCACGGGCGGCGGACTTCAAACAGTGCCCGCTGCTGTACCGGTTCCGCGCCATCGACCGCTTCCCGGAGACCCCGACCGCGGCGCAGACGCGGGGCACCGTCGTCCATGCGGCACTCGAGAACCTCTTCGACATGCCCGCCGAGCTTCGCACCCAGGATTCAGCGGAACTGCTCGTCGAGGGGGCCTGGGCGGCGCTGTGCGAGGAAGATCCGCAGCTCGCCGGGGTGATCGGCGAGGGTGGTCAGGCGGCGTTCATCGCCGGGGCCCACAAGCTCATCGCGACGTACTACACGATGGAGAACCCCACCGCCTTCGACGCCGACGCGGTGGAGGAACACGTCGAGATCGAGGCCGACGACATGCTGATGCGCGGCTTCATCGACCGCATCGACGTCGCACCGACCGGCGAGATCCGCGTCGTCGACTACAAGACCGGACGCTCCCCCGGCGAGGCCTACGAGGCCAAGGCACTGTTCCAGATGAAGTTCTATGCGCTGGCGATCCTGCGCACCCGCGGCGTCGTGCCGGCGCGGCTGCAGCTCATGTACCTGTCCGACGGCCAGCAGCTGATCTACCACCCCGACCACGACGAGCTGCTCCGTTTCGAGCGGACGCTGCGCGCGATCTGGCAGGCCATCCGCACGGCCGTCGCCTCCGGCGACTTCCGGCCGCGGAAGTCCCGGATGTGCCGGTTCTGCGAACACCGGTCGCGGTGCCCGGAGTTCGGCGGCGAGATCCCGCCCTATCCCGGTCCGCCGCCCGGATTCGTGGCCTGACGCGCACCCCGAGACGCCCGATTATGTAGATGCACATAGGCTGGACGAGTGGAGAGTTCGTACTACGTACCCGTCGACGCCCCGGCGTCCGACGGCACCAGCCCGGCCGGCGACCCGTCGGCGCGATATGAGTACTTCCAGCCGACCGACGCCACCCTGAGCGTCTGGTCGCCGACCATGCAGCACGGCGGCCCGCCGTCGGCCCTGATGATGCGCTCGCTGTTGCGCTGCGATCCGGATCCGACGCAGCACTTCACCCGCGTGACGACCGAGATCCTCGGCCCGATCGGGTTGGGCGTCAACCGCATTCACGCTCGTGTGACCCGCCCGGGTCGACAGATCAGCCTCGTCGAGACCGAACTCGAGGTGCAGCAGGCCGACGGCTCGTTCCGGACAGCCGCGAAGTCGGTGGGCTGGCGCATCCGCGGCGCGGACACCAGTGAGATCGCCAACGGTCCCGCTCCCCTGACCCCGCTGCCCGACGAGCTCCCGAGCCAGACCGGGTTCCCCGACGACAGCGGCGAGGCCGTGGACTGGGGCACGCTCGGGTTCATCGGAACCGTCGAGTCGGCGCGCACCAAGGGTCGGTACGGCGAGACCCCGGCGGTGTGGTTGCGCGCAATCCTCCCGCTGGTCGATGGCGAGAAGACCTCGGACCTCGAGGCCATGTTCATCGTCATCGACGTCGCCAACGGCGTGGGTACCCGACTGCGTCCGGACCGCTGGTCCTGGATGAACACCGACACCACCGTGCATCTGACGCGGGTGCCGAGCGGACCGTGGGTCGGCATCGACGCCAACATGGTCGCCGGACCCGACGGCTTCGGGGCGACCCTCGGCGACCTGTACGACACCTCCGGCTACATCGGCCGGTCGGCGCAGACGGTGTTGCTCAACGCCGTCGGCTGATCGCTCTCAGAACCGGCAGGACCGGATGTCGGTGGCGAGAATCGCCTTGGCGCCCAGCTCGGAGAGCTCGTCCATCAGGTTCTGGTGGTCCTTGCGCGGAACCATGGCGCGGACGGCAACCCAGTCGGGATCGGCCATCGGGGCGACCGTCGGGGACTCGAGGCCCGGGGTGATCGCCGACGCCTGGTCGAGCAGGCTCTTCGGGCAGTCGTAGTCGATCATCACGTACTGCTGGCCGAAGACGACGCCCTGGACGCGGGCGATGAACTGCTTCTCGGCCTTGGTGAGGTCGGCGTCGCGTCGGGAGATCAGGACGGCCTCGGAGTCGCACAGCGACTCGCCGAAGGCGGCGAGACCGTGCTGGCGCAGGGTGCGACCAGACCCGACGACATCGGCGATGGCGTCGGCCACCCCGAGCTGGATCGAGATCTCGACCGCGCCGTCGAGCCGGATGATGTCGGCGGTGACGCCGCGGCCGGCGAGGTCGTCGCGCACCAGGTTCGGGTACGACGTGGCGACCCGCTTGCCGGCGAGGTCGGCGACGTTCCACTCCTGGTCGGCGGGGGCCGCATAGCGGAAGGTCGACGACCCGAAGCCCATCGCGAGCTGTTCGTGGACCTGGGCACCGGAGTCCCGGGCGAGGTCGCGGCCGGTGATGCCGAGGTCGAGGCGTCCCGACCCGACGTAGATGGCGATGTCCTTGGGACGCAGGAAGAAGAACTCGACGTCGTTGCCGTTGTCGAGAACCGTCAGGTCCTTGGAGTCAGTTCGTTTGCGGTAGCCCGCCTCGGCGAGGATGGCCGACGCGGATTCGGAGAGCGCACCCTTGTTGGGTACGGCCACTCGCAGCATCTCGATGTCCTTTTCGTGGGGTTGCGCTCAGCTGAGCAGGAGGTGGTGGTCTGTGGTGCCGGGTCGTCCGGTCACAGATGTCGGTACACGTCCTCCAGCTTCAGGCCCCGCTTGATCATCATCACCTGCAGCCAGTAGACGAGCTGGGAGATCTCCTCGCCCAGCGATTCGTCGGACTCGTGCTCGGCCGCGAGCCACACCTCACCGGCTTCCTCGATGATCTTCTTGCCCAGGGTGTGCACACCCGAGTCGAGCGCGGCGACCGTGCCCGACCCCTTGGGGCGGTTCTCGGCCTTGTCGCTGAGTTCGGCGAACAGCTCCTCGAATGTCTTCACGATTCCTCATTTTGGCATGTCGCGATACGCGCGAGACCGCCGGTCCATGCCTCGGTGACGTCGTCGAGTCCCAATCCGACGAGAGACCGCCGGAAGACCCGCAGCGGACCGGGCTCGACCGGTGCCGCGGATTCGACGACGAGGGTGGGGCATCCAGCTGCCGACGCGGCCTGGGCGCCGGTCGGGGAATCCTCCACCGCCAGGCATTCGGCCGTCGGGAACCCGAGCAGCTCGGCGGCACGCATGTACGGGTCGGGGGCGGGTTTGCCGACGGCGACCTCGTCGCCGCAGACCGTGGCCGCGAAGCGATGACGGCCGATCGTCTCCAGCGCCACATCGGCCGCCTCTCGCACCGTGTTGGTGACCAGCGCCATCGGGATCCCGGCGCCGGCGATCAGTTCCAGCGCCTCGAGTGCGCCGGGTCGCCACGGGAGCCCCTCTTGGAAGAGTTCGGTCACCCGGTCCAGCGTCCACCGTCCATCGGCCGCCGGATTCCGGTCCTCGGGCGGAATCCCGACGGCATCGTGGACTTTTGCGAGCGCGTCGGGCAGGGAGTTGCCGAGCGTCGATTCGCGCAGTTCCGGGGTCATCGCGATGCCGTGGTGTGCCGCCAGCTCGGTCATCGCGATCTCCCAGATCGGCTCGGAGTCGAGCAGGGTGCCGTCCATGTCCCAGAGGACGGCGGCGGGAAGACGGAATGCGGAATCGGGGGTGTCGGTCACCCCTGCATCATCGCAACCCACTGTTCGGTCGGCTCGTCCGCCGGGTAGAACAGCTCGATCGTCAGCTCCTCGAGCGTGACGTCGCGGGGCGAGCCGAAGGTGGTCAGGGTGCTGAAGAAGGACAGGACCTGATCGCCGAGCGCGAGTTCGAGTGGGACCAGCAGCGACCCCACCTCCCCCGTTCCAGTCGACGCTCCCCCGCCGTCCAGGCCAGCGACGGTGGGATACGACGAGATCTCGCGCTCGAGTTGCGCAAGCCGTTCGTCACCGGTGATACGCACCATCCGGCGGAGCAGGTCGAGCAGGTAGGTCGCCCATTCGTCGAAGTTGT
The sequence above is drawn from the Gordonia rubripertincta genome and encodes:
- a CDS encoding tRNA (adenine-N1)-methyltransferase codes for the protein MPTTGPFAVGDRVQLTDAKGRKFTVLLEEGKQFHTHRGAISHDDLIGSPEGSVVSATSGTQYLALRPLLVDYVLSMPRGAQVIYPKDAAQIVLEGDIFPGARVLEAGAGSGALTCSLLRAVGTEGEVNSFEIREDHAEHAIRNVETFFGGRPDNWNIVVDDLANVDQDERFDRVILDMLAPWEPLDVVRTVLKPGGVLTIYVATVTQLSRVIEALREQECWTEPRAWETLLREWSAVGLAVRPEHKMQGHTAFLITARRLADGTTTLRPQRRPTKG
- a CDS encoding RecB family exonuclease, with amino-acid sequence MTGTDDPTTSVAPAPGPPPSEVARGIVGRPLALSPSRAADFKQCPLLYRFRAIDRFPETPTAAQTRGTVVHAALENLFDMPAELRTQDSAELLVEGAWAALCEEDPQLAGVIGEGGQAAFIAGAHKLIATYYTMENPTAFDADAVEEHVEIEADDMLMRGFIDRIDVAPTGEIRVVDYKTGRSPGEAYEAKALFQMKFYALAILRTRGVVPARLQLMYLSDGQQLIYHPDHDELLRFERTLRAIWQAIRTAVASGDFRPRKSRMCRFCEHRSRCPEFGGEIPPYPGPPPGFVA
- a CDS encoding thioesterase family protein, with protein sequence MESSYYVPVDAPASDGTSPAGDPSARYEYFQPTDATLSVWSPTMQHGGPPSALMMRSLLRCDPDPTQHFTRVTTEILGPIGLGVNRIHARVTRPGRQISLVETELEVQQADGSFRTAAKSVGWRIRGADTSEIANGPAPLTPLPDELPSQTGFPDDSGEAVDWGTLGFIGTVESARTKGRYGETPAVWLRAILPLVDGEKTSDLEAMFIVIDVANGVGTRLRPDRWSWMNTDTTVHLTRVPSGPWVGIDANMVAGPDGFGATLGDLYDTSGYIGRSAQTVLLNAVG
- the hisG gene encoding ATP phosphoribosyltransferase; amino-acid sequence: MLRVAVPNKGALSESASAILAEAGYRKRTDSKDLTVLDNGNDVEFFFLRPKDIAIYVGSGRLDLGITGRDLARDSGAQVHEQLAMGFGSSTFRYAAPADQEWNVADLAGKRVATSYPNLVRDDLAGRGVTADIIRLDGAVEISIQLGVADAIADVVGSGRTLRQHGLAAFGESLCDSEAVLISRRDADLTKAEKQFIARVQGVVFGQQYVMIDYDCPKSLLDQASAITPGLESPTVAPMADPDWVAVRAMVPRKDHQNLMDELSELGAKAILATDIRSCRF
- a CDS encoding phosphoribosyl-ATP diphosphatase, giving the protein MKTFEELFAELSDKAENRPKGSGTVAALDSGVHTLGKKIIEEAGEVWLAAEHESDESLGEEISQLVYWLQVMMIKRGLKLEDVYRHL
- a CDS encoding HAD family hydrolase, whose amino-acid sequence is MTDTPDSAFRLPAAVLWDMDGTLLDSEPIWEIAMTELAAHHGIAMTPELRESTLGNSLPDALAKVHDAVGIPPEDRNPAADGRWTLDRVTELFQEGLPWRPGALEALELIAGAGIPMALVTNTVREAADVALETIGRHRFAATVCGDEVAVGKPAPDPYMRAAELLGFPTAECLAVEDSPTGAQAASAAGCPTLVVESAAPVEPGPLRVFRRSLVGLGLDDVTEAWTGGLARIATCQNEES